A single region of the Eremothecium gossypii ATCC 10895 chromosome V, complete sequence genome encodes:
- a CDS encoding 60S ribosomal protein eL6 (Syntenic homolog of Saccharomyces cerevisiae YLR448W (RPL6B) and YML073C (RPL6A); 1-intron), which produces MSAQKAPKWYPSEDVSAPKQTRKTNRPQKLRASLVPGTVLILLAGRFRGKRVVYLKQLEDNTLLVSGPFKANGVPLRRVNARYVIATSTRVSLEGVDVEKFNVEYFAREKLTRKQKAEANFFNEQQPKKEIKAERIEDQKTVDKALLAQINKTPLLKQYLAASFSLKNGEKPHLLKF; this is translated from the exons ATGAGTGCCCAAAAA GCTCCAAAGTGGTATCCTTCTGAAGACGTTTCTGCTCCAAAGCAGACTAGAAAGACCAACAGACCACAAAAGCTACGTGCTTCTTTGGTCCCAGGTACTGTCTTGATCTTGTTGGCCGGCCGTTTCAGAGGTAAGAGAGTGGTCTACTTGAAGCAGTTGGAGGACAACACCTTGTTGGTCTCTGGCCCATTCAAGGCTAACGGTGTTCCATTGAGAAGAGTCAACGCCAGATACGTCATTGCCACCTCCACTCGTGTCTCCTTGGAGGGCGTTGATGTTGAGAAGTTCAACGTCGAATACTTCGCCAGAGAGAAGTTGACCAGAAAGCAGAAGGCTGAGGCCAACTTCTTCAACGAGCAACAGCCAAAGAAGGAGATTAAGGCTGAGCGTATTGAGGACCAGAAGACCGTTGACAAGGCTTTGTTGGCTCAGATCAACAAGACCCCACTGTTGAAGCAATACTTGGCTGCTTCTTTCTCTTTGAAGAACGGTGAGAAGCCACACTTGTTGAAATTCTAA
- a CDS encoding AER150Wp (Syntenic homolog of Saccharomyces cerevisiae YML074C (FPR3) and YLR449W (FPR4)), with the protein MSELLPMATYNLNIEPYSPTPAIDVTVPVTVRLTMAAIDPESLDDEKKPATLRLIRRNPAFDDEDDLLADSEEEEEEESEEESEPETKKPKKKAAKAESEEEDSEEEDSEGEDSDDEFEEFVLATLSPESQYQQTLDLVISPEEEVQFVVTGSYRVSLSGNYVQHPYDDEDSYDEDHEGCGENCACDDDHEGCGDDCACDDDSDYDLTPDEEDILDMEDASDVEAKIEELVEQEEANEKRKADEDEPKAAKKQKKDQKDTKKDAKKDAKKDQKDQKDAKKDAKKEKKVEFKKDLEEGPSKKKDDKPKTKILEGGVVIEDRVVGSGKAAKKGARVGMRYIGKLKNGKVFDKNTSGKPFVFKLGHGEVIKGWDIGVAGMAVGGERRIVIPAAYAYGKQALPGIPANSELTFDVKLVSLK; encoded by the coding sequence ATGTCCGAACTATTGCCTATGGCCACCTACAACTTGAACATTGAGCCCTACTCGCCCACCCCAGCCATAGACGTCACTGTCCCAGTGACCGTGCGGCTGACTATGGCCGCCATCGACCCAGAGTCCCTGGACGATGAGAAGAAGCCAGCGACCTTGCGTTTGATCCGCAGAAACCCAGCGttcgacgacgaggacgatTTGCTTGCCGACtccgaggaggaggaggaggaggaatCTGAAGAGGAGTCCGAGCCCGAGACCAAGAAGCCTAAGAAGAAGGCCGCCAAGGCCGAgagcgaggaggaggacagcgaggaggaggacaGCGAGGGCGAGGACAGCGACGACGAGTTTGAGGAGTTTGTTCTTGCCACCCTATCTCCAGAATCGCAGTACCAGCAGACCCTAGACCTGGTCATCTCCCCAGAGGAGGAGGTGCAGTTCGTGGTCACGGGCTCGTACCGCGTGTCGCTGTCCGGTAACTACGTGCAGCACCCCtacgacgacgaggactCCTACGACGAGGACCACGAGGGCTGCGGCGAGAACTGCGCCTGCGACGACGACCACGAGGGCTGCGGCGACGACTGCGCCTGCGACGACGACAGCGACTACGACTTGACCccggacgaggaggacatCTTGGACATGGAGGACGCCAGCGACGTCGAGGCCAAGATCGAGGAGCTCGTCGAGCAGGAAGAGGCCAACGAGAAGAGAAAGGccgacgaggacgagcctaaggccgccaagaagcagaagaaggACCAGAAGGACACCAAGAAGGACGCTAAGAAGGACGCCAAGAAGGACCAGAAGGACCAGAAGGACGCCAAGAAGGACgccaagaaggagaagaaggtcgagttcaagaaggacctggaggagggcccctccaagaagaaggacgACAAGCCCAAGACCAAGATCCTCGAGGGCGGCGTCGTCATCGAGGACCGTGTCGTCGGCTCCGGCAAGGCCGCCAAGAAGGGCGCCCGCGTCGGCATGCGCTACATCGGCAAGCTCAAGAACGGCAAGGTCTTCGACAAGAACACCAGTGGCAAGCCCTTCGTCTTCAAGCTCGGCCACGGCGAGGTCATCAAGGGCTGGGACATCGGTGTCGCCGGCATGGCCGTCGGCGGCGAGCGCCGCATCGTCATCCCCGCCGCCTACGCCTACGGCAAGCAGGCCCTTCCAGGCATCCCTGCCAACTCCGAGTTGACCTTCGACGTCAAGCTCGTCTCTCTTAAATAA
- a CDS encoding AER152Wp (Syntenic homolog of Saccharomyces cerevisiae YML075C (HMG1) and YLR450W (HMG2)), whose translation MPLLFKQIKHVVTPFALSAYFCAKHPIHVLMATLIFASTAYLTVVDEYFKGWQLDAKSIFAQPALADECVHYYRAPASDNWTQVTAGQLQGMSADHYYLMEVEFDATNATQPLPAMDNIVHREGHSQYVLQDSLALPPVLRTGDAVWKLRAHRHKIYDIRHYLQSAYNDLRGRIFDAEPFDVFIIGSAYLGMLYTIVGLFLDMRKVGSKFWIGLSALFNSVFAFVFALYTCQYVLEKPVSLLSLVEGIPFVVAVVGFRHKIKLAAFVVTHFKNFGISKRETAGDIVYEALRQEGQRLVQDHFLCILAFSGCSLYASSLEVLTNFCVLAALLLLYDLLLTCTFYASVLALKLEINLIHRSTAIKQALEEDGVFTSTAGIVSDAETKSMLSLLTSNTSITLLKLVIVLGFIGVNFYNFGTRWTYNALPPIAPALRAGPVPTFIASQIGPSAIISMPPVQYYEPMKVYFQVEDTILSSLRFISVAIRDRFISKLVLFALAISASINVYLLNIARIHTEFTTNELNNKKKARKTASFSVGSTPIVVPARETIPKSTVSSSETKVVGSVASSIVPSDDETETEDEAEPVRPLATLIDVLRKGAVKTLKNKEVVSLVVNSELPLYALEKQLGDTTRAVIVRRKALAKLADAPVLETERLPYKHYDYDRVFGACCENVIGYMPLPVGVIGPLVIDGVAYHIPMATTEGCLVASAMRGCKAINAGGGVTTVLTKDGMTRGPCVRFPSLARAGACKLWLDSEEGQARVKRAFNSTSRFARLQHVQTALAGDLLFIRFRTTTGDAMGMNMISKGVEFALHQMGAEFGWHDMEIVAVSGNYCTDKKPAAINWIEGRGKSVVAEATVPADVVRKVLKSDVAALVDVNISKNLVGSAMAGAVGGFNAHASNLVTALYLALGQDPAQNVESSNCITLMRDVGGDLRVSVSMPSIEVGTIGGGTILGPQSAMLDLLGVRGPHPSAPGTNARQLAKIVASAVLAGELSLCSALAAGHLVQSHMIHNRAKTPADPEVPCRRPACI comes from the coding sequence ATGCCGCTTCTCTTCAAGCAGATCAAGCATGTGGTGACGCCGTTCGCGCTAAGCGCCTACTTCTGTGCGAAGCACCCGATCCACGTGCTCATGGCGACGCTGATTTTTGCGTCCACGGCGTACTTGACAGTGGTGGATGAGTACTTCAAGGGCTGGCAGCTGGACGCGAAGAGCATCTTCGCGCAGCCGGCGCTGGCAGACGAGTGCGTGCACTACTATCGGGCGCCAGCGAGCGACAACTGGACGCAGGTGACGGCCGGACAGCTGCAGGGCATGAGCGCGGACCACTACTACCTCATGGAGGTGGAGTTCGACGCGACCAACGCGACGCAGCCGTTGCCGGCGATGGACAACATCGTGCACAGGGAGGGCCACTCGCAATACGTCTTGCAGGACTCGCTGGCGCTTCCGCCGGTCTTGCGGACCGGCGACGCGGTGTGGAagctgcgcgcgcaccGCCACAAGATCTACGATATCAGACACTATCTGCAGTCAGCGTATAACGACCTCCGCGGGAGGATATTCGACGCAGAGCCCTTCGATGTCTTCATTATCGGCTCTGCCTACCTGGGCATGCTCTACACGATCGTGGGCTTGTTCCTGGACATGCGCAAGGTCGGGTCCAAGTTCTGGATCGGCTTGTCTGCGCTCTTCAACTCGGTCTTCGCGTTTGTGTTCGCCTTGTATACGTGCCAGTACGTGCTCGAAAAACCCGTTTCCCTCTTGAGTTTGGTCGAAGGCATTCCGTTCGTCGTGGCCGTGGTGGGCTTCCGCCACAAGATCAAACTCGCCGCCTTCGTGGTGACCCACTTCAAAAACTTCGGCATCTCCAAGCGCGAGACCGCCGGCGACATCGTGTACGAGGCCCTCCGCCAGGAGGGCCAGCGCCTGGTGCAGGACCACTTTTTGTGCATCCTTGCTTTTTCCGGCTGCTCCCTCTACGCGTCGTCGCTCGAGGTCTTGACCAACTTCTGCGTCTTGGCCGCGCTCCTGTTGCTCTACGACCTCCTGTTGACCTGCACCTTCTACGCCTCCGTCTTGGCCTTGAAGCTCGAGATCAACCTGATCCACCGCTCCACCGCCATCAAGCAGGCGTTGGAGGAGGACGGCGTGTTCACGTCCACCGCCGGCATTGTGTCGGATGCGGAGACAAAGTCCATGCTGTCGCTGCTGACGTCCAACACCAGCATCACCCTCCTGAAACTCGTTATCGTCCTGGGCTTTATCGGCGTCAACTTCTATAATTTCGGCACGCGCTGGACCTACAACGCGCTCCCGCCCATTGCCCCGGCCCTGCGCGCAGGCCCAGTCCCGACGTTTATCGCCTCGCAAATAGGCCCGTCCGCTATTATCTCCATGCCCCCGGTCCAGTACTACGAGCCCATGAAGGTGTATTTTCAGGTCGAGGATACCATCCTATCCTCGTTGCGGTTTATTAGCGTTGCCATAAGGGATAGGTTTATCAGTAAACTCGTATTGTTCGCATTGGCAATCAGTGCTTCTATTAATGTTTACCTATTGAACATCGCAAGGATCCATACCGAATTCACGACCAACGAATTGAACAACAAAAAGAAAGCCCGGAAAACGGCCTCCTTTTCGGTAGGGTCGACTCCGATTGTCGTCCCCGCCCGTGAAACTATCCCGAAATCTACCGTCTCTTCTTCGGAGACAAAGGTCGTAGGTTCTGTCGCGTCGTCTATAGTGCCGTCCGATGACGAAACTGAAACGGAAGACGAGGCAGAGCCTGTGCGCCCGCTAGCGACCTTGATTGACGTTTTGCGGAAGGGTGCAGTGAAAACGTTGAAGAACAAAGAGGTGGTATCTTTGGTTGTCAACAGTGAGCTCCCATTGTACGCCCTAGAAAAACAGCTAGGCGATACTACCCGCGCCGTCATTGTCCGCAGAAAGGCATTAGCAAAATTGGCGGATGCGCCTGTTTTGGAAACGGAGCGCTTGCCATACAAACACTACGACTACGACCGCGTCTTCGGCGCGTGCTGTGAAAATGTCATCGGGTACATGCCTTTGCCTGTGGGCGTGATCGGGCCATTAGTCATAGACGGCGTGGCGTACCACATCCCCATGGCAACGACCGAGGGCTGTCTCGTCGCGTCGGCCATGCGCGGGTGCAAGGCCATCaacgcgggcggcggcgtgaCGACGGTGTTGACCAAAGACGGCATGACGCGGGGCCCGTGCGTGCGGTTCCCGTCGCTGGCCCGGGCGGGCGCGTGCAAGCTCTGGCTCGACTCGGAGGAGGGCCAGGCGCGCGTCAAGCGCGCGTTCAACTCGACGTCGCGCTTCGCGCGCTTGCAGCACGTGCAGACCGCGCTCGCGGGCGACCTGCTCTTCATCCGCTTCCGCACCACGACCGGCGACGCGATGGGCATGAACATGATCTCCAAGGGCGTCGAGTTCGCGTTGCACCAGATGGGCGCGGAGTTCGGCTGGCACGACATGGAGATCGTCGCGGTCTCCGGCAACTACTGCACGGACAAGAAGCCGGCCGCCATCAACTGGATCGAGGGCCGCGGCAAGAGCGTCGTCGCCGAGGCCACCGTGCCCGCGGACGTCGTGCGCAAGGTGCTCAAGAGCGACGTCGCCGCCTTGGTCGACGTCAACATCTCCAAGAACCTCGTCGGCTCCGCCATGGCCGGCGCCGTGGGCGGCTTCAACGCCCACGCGTCCAACCTCGTCACCGCGCTCTACCTCGCGCTCGGCCAGGACCCCGCGCAGAACGTCGAGAGCTCCAACTGCATCACGCTCATGCGCGACGTGGGCGGCGACCTCCGCGTCTCCGTCTCCATGCCCTCCATCGAGGTCGGCACCATCGGCGGCGGCACCATCTTGGGCCCCCAGAGCGCCATGTTGGACCTCCTCGGCGTGCGCGGCCCGCACCCCTCCGCCC